A region from the Deinococcus sp. KSM4-11 genome encodes:
- the lysS gene encoding lysine--tRNA ligase: MTDVSSPASAGPSPARREGLHEQTVARLNNLDAQVAAGFEAHPYSYARTHHARDVLAAHPADREGKLDAGQEWPDEVYALAGRVTLLRHMGKAAFADLRDEFGTLQLFFSKQDTAEFDPTKKIDLGDIIGVSGHPFVTKTGQLTLKVTSWQPLVKSLHPLPSKFHGLQDEELRARRRYLDLMVTEGAREKFQARSRMIRYIRQVLDGRGFMEVEGPTLQVTAGGAEARPFMTHHNALSHDFKLRISLELYLKRLLVGGFEKVYEIGRVYRNEGIDRTHNPEFTMLELYWAYVDYADIARLVEELLSGMALEVHGSYQFEYQGRTLDFTLPFARVDYVGGLREHVPELDFDPLDLERLRAFCDARYPQWKGVPAYKLLDKLFGEYVEPLLTNPTFVMDHPAVISPLAKTHRSRTDAVTERFEVFCSGFELANAFSELNDAFDQRERFEAQSARQAAGDDEAHPQDEDFLLALEYGMPPAGGLGIGIDRLAMLLTDSDSIRDVLLFPLLRPEGVEDAAAET; this comes from the coding sequence ATGACCGACGTTTCTTCTCCCGCGAGTGCCGGGCCGTCGCCCGCGCGACGTGAGGGTCTGCATGAGCAGACGGTGGCCCGCCTCAACAACCTCGACGCGCAGGTGGCGGCTGGGTTCGAGGCGCATCCCTATTCGTATGCCCGCACGCACCACGCGCGGGACGTGCTGGCGGCGCACCCGGCCGACCGCGAGGGCAAGCTGGACGCGGGGCAGGAGTGGCCGGACGAGGTGTACGCCCTGGCGGGCCGCGTGACGCTGCTGCGGCACATGGGCAAGGCGGCTTTCGCGGACCTGCGCGATGAATTCGGCACGCTGCAACTGTTCTTCAGCAAGCAGGACACGGCGGAGTTCGATCCGACGAAGAAGATCGACCTGGGCGACATTATCGGCGTGAGCGGGCATCCCTTCGTCACGAAGACCGGGCAGCTGACCCTGAAGGTCACGTCGTGGCAGCCGCTGGTCAAGAGCCTGCATCCGCTGCCCAGCAAGTTCCACGGTCTGCAGGACGAGGAACTCCGTGCCCGGCGGCGGTACCTGGACTTGATGGTCACAGAGGGTGCGCGGGAGAAGTTCCAGGCGCGCAGCCGCATGATCCGGTACATCCGTCAGGTGCTGGACGGCCGGGGCTTCATGGAGGTCGAGGGACCGACCCTCCAAGTCACGGCGGGCGGCGCCGAGGCGCGGCCGTTCATGACTCACCACAACGCGCTGTCGCACGACTTCAAGCTGCGGATCAGCCTGGAGCTGTACCTCAAGCGGCTGCTGGTGGGCGGCTTCGAGAAGGTCTACGAGATCGGCCGGGTGTACCGCAACGAGGGCATCGACCGCACGCACAACCCGGAATTCACCATGCTGGAGCTGTACTGGGCCTATGTGGACTACGCCGACATCGCGCGGCTGGTCGAGGAGCTGCTGAGCGGCATGGCCCTGGAGGTACACGGCTCGTACCAATTCGAGTACCAGGGCCGGACGCTGGATTTCACGCTGCCGTTCGCGCGCGTGGACTACGTGGGTGGGCTGCGCGAACACGTGCCGGAGCTGGATTTCGATCCGCTCGATCTGGAGCGGCTGCGCGCGTTCTGCGACGCCCGCTATCCGCAGTGGAAGGGCGTGCCGGCGTACAAGCTGCTGGACAAGCTGTTTGGCGAGTACGTGGAGCCGCTGCTGACCAACCCGACCTTCGTGATGGATCACCCGGCGGTGATTAGTCCGCTGGCCAAGACGCACCGCAGCCGCACGGACGCCGTGACCGAGCGCTTCGAGGTGTTCTGCTCGGGCTTCGAGCTGGCCAACGCCTTCAGTGAACTGAACGACGCCTTCGACCAGCGTGAGCGCTTCGAGGCGCAGAGTGCGCGGCAGGCGGCGGGCGACGACGAGGCCCATCCGCAGGACGAGGACTTCCTACTGGCGCTGGAATACGGCATGCCCCCGGCGGGGGGGTTGGGCATCGGCATCGACCGGCTGGCCATGCTGCTGACCGATTCGGACTCCATCCGGGACGTGCTGCTGTTCCCGCTGCTGCGCCCGGAAGGCGTCGAGGACGCAGCCGCCGAGACCTGA
- a CDS encoding ROK family transcriptional regulator produces the protein MTHSPPHDTLDLAAIRARHTLLLLGLLWDGDRARVDIARDLGLSRSAISSIVAELMEVGLVQEGGTRDGTGVGRRATLLHLNARAAALLAIDLGASHARVDVLDLRCRSLASRSVPHDIQLGPQATYALLTSLATQVLQEAGVPLTQVAVAGVGVPGPVDHESGRVVQPPNMPGWDGEHVGEHLRAALGVDVLVDNDANLGALAEARFGAHRGVSDLIYVKLATGIGAGVLLGGRLHRGARGGAGEIGHISINEQGPVGRSGNPGSLESYAAAQVLVPLATRLHAEGTPTTMNAPLTLDDLLRHANSDPLAQAVWETAGHHLGVAISTTLNLFNPQAVVIGGRLAQAGNVLIDAIRASADRRTMRINADRARIDLGTLGEHAGVLGAGAMMLGALFTPRGLPHLYRVSRAAQEAGVGSRAPPRGGLSSGTPDNPASPPARPGLTAQPFTLAPPLPFPFGGTP, from the coding sequence TTGACACACTCCCCTCCCCACGACACGCTGGATCTGGCGGCCATCCGGGCACGCCACACCCTGCTGCTGCTGGGACTGCTGTGGGACGGCGACCGGGCCAGGGTGGACATCGCCCGCGATCTGGGCTTGTCGCGTAGCGCGATCAGCAGCATCGTGGCGGAACTCATGGAGGTCGGCCTGGTGCAGGAAGGCGGCACCCGGGACGGCACGGGCGTGGGCCGCCGCGCCACCCTGCTCCACCTGAACGCCCGCGCGGCCGCGCTGCTGGCCATCGACCTGGGGGCCAGTCACGCCCGCGTGGACGTGCTCGACCTGCGCTGCCGCAGCTTGGCCTCTCGCAGCGTGCCGCACGATATCCAGCTCGGCCCGCAGGCCACCTACGCCCTGCTGACCAGCCTGGCCACCCAGGTGCTCCAGGAAGCGGGCGTGCCGCTGACCCAGGTGGCCGTGGCGGGCGTCGGCGTCCCCGGCCCGGTCGACCACGAGTCCGGCCGGGTCGTGCAGCCCCCGAACATGCCCGGCTGGGACGGCGAGCACGTCGGCGAGCATCTGCGCGCGGCGCTGGGCGTGGACGTCCTAGTGGACAACGACGCCAACCTGGGCGCGCTGGCCGAGGCCCGCTTCGGCGCGCACCGGGGCGTCAGCGACCTGATCTACGTCAAGCTGGCCACGGGTATCGGCGCGGGCGTGCTGCTGGGGGGCCGTCTGCATCGGGGTGCCCGCGGCGGTGCGGGCGAGATCGGGCACATCAGCATCAACGAACAGGGTCCGGTCGGGCGCAGCGGAAACCCCGGCAGCCTGGAAAGCTACGCGGCGGCGCAGGTGCTGGTGCCACTCGCCACGCGCCTGCACGCCGAGGGAACGCCCACGACCATGAACGCCCCCCTGACCCTCGACGACCTGCTGCGCCATGCAAACTCCGATCCGCTGGCACAGGCCGTGTGGGAAACGGCCGGGCATCATCTGGGCGTGGCGATCAGCACCACCCTGAACCTCTTCAATCCGCAGGCGGTCGTGATCGGCGGTCGGCTCGCGCAGGCGGGCAACGTGCTGATCGACGCGATCCGGGCCAGTGCGGATCGGCGCACCATGCGCATCAACGCGGATCGCGCCCGCATCGACCTCGGCACGCTGGGCGAGCATGCCGGCGTCCTGGGAGCCGGAGCCATGATGCTCGGCGCCCTGTTCACGCCGCGCGGCCTGCCCCACCTGTACCGCGTGTCGCGGGCCGCGCAGGAGGCCGGCGTGGGCAGTCGCGCGCCACCCCGCGGAGGACTATCATCCGGAACGCCTGACAACCCTGCGTCACCCCCAGCCCGTCCGGGCCTCACGGCGCAGCCTTTTACCCTCGCCCCGCCCCTTCCCTTTCCGTTCGGAGGAACACCATGA
- a CDS encoding ABC transporter substrate-binding protein, whose protein sequence is MKKALMIATALAVTSSALAAGKLEIFSWWSGDEAPALNALVKLYQSKYPGVNVDNATVSGGAGTNAKAVLKTRMLGGTPPDSFQAHAGQELIGTWVVANRMQDLTPLFKSEGWSKVFPADLIKLITYKGGIWSVPVNVHRSNVFWYNPAKLKAWGVTVPKTWPEFLTTCSTLKAKGVAAPLVVGENWTQQQLWENVVIGTIGAQGWQDLWSGKLKFTDPRVVGAFTTFGKVMDCANKDASGLSWQQATDRVIDGTSAFNLMGDWAAGYFTTTKKLAPGTGFGWAAAPGTTKVFVMLADSFGLPKGLKDPTETMNWLKVLGSKEGQDTFNPLKGSIAARTDSDLTKYSAYSKSAATDWKSSKIVGSMVHGAVAPESFTSAFGAVIDQFMAGKDSAAAAAASQQLALRAGIGK, encoded by the coding sequence ATGAAGAAAGCCCTGATGATCGCCACTGCCCTCGCCGTCACGTCCAGCGCCCTCGCCGCTGGCAAGCTGGAAATCTTCTCCTGGTGGTCCGGCGACGAAGCGCCCGCCCTGAACGCCCTGGTCAAGCTGTACCAGTCCAAGTACCCCGGCGTGAACGTCGACAACGCCACCGTCTCGGGCGGCGCCGGCACGAACGCCAAGGCCGTCCTCAAGACCCGCATGTTGGGCGGCACGCCCCCCGATTCCTTCCAGGCGCACGCTGGGCAGGAACTGATCGGCACCTGGGTCGTCGCCAACCGCATGCAGGACCTGACCCCGCTGTTCAAGAGCGAGGGCTGGAGCAAGGTGTTCCCCGCAGACCTGATCAAGCTGATCACGTACAAGGGCGGCATCTGGAGCGTGCCGGTAAACGTGCACCGCAGCAACGTCTTCTGGTACAACCCCGCCAAGCTCAAGGCGTGGGGCGTGACCGTGCCCAAGACCTGGCCCGAGTTCCTGACCACCTGCTCCACCCTGAAGGCCAAGGGCGTGGCCGCGCCGCTGGTCGTCGGCGAGAACTGGACGCAGCAGCAGCTGTGGGAAAACGTCGTGATCGGTACCATCGGCGCTCAGGGCTGGCAGGACCTGTGGAGCGGCAAGCTGAAGTTCACCGATCCCCGCGTCGTCGGAGCGTTCACCACCTTCGGCAAGGTCATGGACTGCGCCAACAAGGACGCCTCGGGCCTCAGCTGGCAGCAGGCCACGGACCGCGTGATCGACGGCACCAGCGCGTTTAACCTGATGGGCGACTGGGCGGCCGGGTACTTCACCACCACCAAGAAACTCGCTCCCGGCACCGGCTTCGGCTGGGCCGCCGCCCCCGGCACCACCAAGGTCTTCGTGATGCTCGCCGACTCCTTCGGGCTGCCCAAGGGCCTGAAGGATCCCACCGAGACCATGAACTGGCTCAAGGTGCTGGGCAGCAAGGAAGGTCAGGACACCTTCAACCCGCTGAAGGGCTCGATCGCGGCCCGCACGGACAGCGACCTGACCAAGTACAGCGCGTACTCCAAGAGCGCCGCGACCGACTGGAAGAGCAGCAAGATCGTGGGCAGCATGGTGCACGGCGCCGTGGCCCCCGAGAGCTTCACCAGCGCCTTCGGCGCCGTGATCGACCAGTTCATGGCCGGCAAGGACAGCGCCGCCGCCGCCGCCGCCTCGCAGCAGCTCGCCCTGCGCGCCGGCATCGGCAAGTAA
- a CDS encoding carbohydrate ABC transporter permease: protein MKGLSKDRLWSIAVLTPSIILIAVFVYGFIARSVYVSMTDWGNDPAQALAEHPIIRWVGLANYGELFTGFLQGRFRQELVSTIFFTVLFIAGCLILGLGLALILDRNPKGEGLWRTIFLFPMSLSFIVTGTIWRWMLQPQGGVNMAPTLVGGQPSTFGWLSSTDAVLKFDWNKLPLLTASVVGIVLVVVAVRAAQGGDRRRTIVAAVCAAILLLWALFVGPNIKMLPAPEFHGFNLALIGIIIAAVWQMSGYTMALYLAGLRGIPEELREAAKVDGANDYGMYRHVIFPLLSPITLSAMIILGHISLKIFDLVYAMAGPDNINTSVPALNMYLTSFRQNQFSLGAAIGTVLLILVAFIIVPYLASQFRTEEGHA from the coding sequence ATGAAAGGCCTGAGTAAAGACCGGTTGTGGTCGATCGCCGTCCTGACGCCCAGCATCATCCTGATCGCGGTGTTCGTGTACGGTTTTATCGCCCGCAGCGTGTACGTCAGCATGACCGACTGGGGCAACGATCCCGCACAGGCGCTGGCCGAGCATCCCATCATCCGCTGGGTGGGCCTCGCCAACTACGGCGAACTGTTCACGGGCTTCTTGCAGGGCCGGTTCCGGCAGGAACTCGTGAGCACCATCTTCTTCACCGTGCTGTTCATCGCCGGCTGCCTGATCCTGGGCCTGGGCCTCGCGCTGATCCTCGACCGCAACCCGAAAGGCGAGGGGCTGTGGCGCACCATCTTCCTGTTCCCCATGAGCCTGTCATTCATCGTGACCGGTACCATCTGGCGCTGGATGCTGCAACCGCAGGGCGGTGTGAACATGGCCCCCACGCTTGTCGGCGGCCAGCCCAGCACCTTCGGGTGGTTGAGCAGCACGGACGCGGTGCTCAAGTTCGATTGGAACAAACTGCCGCTGCTGACCGCCAGCGTGGTGGGGATCGTGCTGGTCGTGGTGGCGGTGCGCGCCGCGCAGGGCGGTGACCGTCGCCGCACCATCGTCGCCGCCGTGTGCGCTGCCATTCTGCTGCTGTGGGCGCTTTTCGTCGGGCCGAACATCAAGATGCTGCCCGCCCCCGAGTTCCACGGCTTCAACCTCGCCCTGATCGGCATCATCATCGCGGCCGTGTGGCAGATGAGCGGCTACACCATGGCGCTGTACCTCGCGGGCCTGCGCGGCATTCCCGAGGAACTGCGCGAGGCCGCGAAGGTCGACGGCGCGAACGACTACGGCATGTACCGCCACGTGATCTTCCCGCTGCTCTCCCCGATCACGCTCTCGGCCATGATCATCCTGGGGCACATCAGCCTCAAGATCTTCGACCTGGTGTACGCCATGGCCGGCCCGGACAACATCAACACCAGCGTTCCGGCCCTGAACATGTACCTGACCTCCTTCCGGCAGAACCAGTTCTCGCTGGGCGCCGCAATCGGCACGGTGCTGCTGATCCTGGTGGCGTTCATCATCGTGCCGTACCTGGCCTCGCAGTTCCGCACTGAGGAGGGCCACGCATGA
- a CDS encoding carbohydrate ABC transporter permease gives MYALLVIAALFFLVPIYLVFATAFKTPDAINLATSWHWPTALNWASFSDAWAKIGGNLGNSLFLAVTATILSALLGSVNGYALSKWKFRGANTLFALMLFGMFIPYQAVLIPLFQFIKALGLYGSIWGLILAHVVYGIPITTLIFRNFYADVPDALIEAATIDGAGFWSIYQKVIFPISIPGFVVVIIWQFTQVWNEFLFAATLTNTSSQPVTYALSQLSGGQAVSWNLPMAGAILAALPTLLVYILLGRYFVRGLLAGSVKG, from the coding sequence ATGTACGCGCTGCTGGTCATCGCCGCGCTGTTCTTCCTGGTGCCCATCTACTTGGTGTTCGCCACGGCCTTCAAGACCCCGGACGCCATCAACCTCGCCACGTCCTGGCACTGGCCCACGGCCCTGAACTGGGCGAGCTTCAGCGACGCGTGGGCGAAGATCGGCGGGAACCTCGGCAACAGCCTTTTCCTGGCCGTGACCGCCACGATCCTGAGCGCCCTGCTCGGCAGCGTGAACGGCTACGCCCTGAGCAAATGGAAGTTCCGGGGGGCCAACACGCTCTTCGCGTTGATGCTGTTCGGGATGTTCATTCCGTACCAGGCCGTGCTGATCCCACTCTTTCAGTTCATCAAGGCGCTGGGCCTGTACGGCTCGATCTGGGGCTTGATCCTGGCGCACGTCGTGTACGGCATTCCCATCACCACCCTGATCTTCCGGAACTTCTACGCCGACGTGCCCGACGCCCTGATCGAGGCGGCGACCATCGACGGCGCGGGCTTCTGGAGCATCTACCAGAAGGTCATCTTCCCGATCTCGATTCCGGGCTTCGTGGTCGTGATCATCTGGCAGTTCACGCAGGTGTGGAACGAGTTCCTGTTTGCCGCCACCCTCACCAACACGTCGTCGCAGCCGGTCACCTACGCCCTGTCGCAGCTTTCGGGCGGGCAGGCCGTATCGTGGAACCTGCCGATGGCCGGCGCCATCCTGGCCGCGCTGCCCACACTGCTGGTGTACATCCTGCTGGGCCGCTACTTCGTGCGGGGCCTGCTGGCCGGGAGCGTCAAGGGCTGA
- a CDS encoding ATP-binding protein, which translates to MASADSPTVFVVAADPARAATLVHALPQVTVIPVTDAETLLREAHVTPPDVVLLYTDTPGVPLWQVLPMLRQRAELAGTRWLAVGTQGLGEMLSAGADALISDTTPTAALVLQVRTMLGRATQHHDLQGRVATLQRRMDTWEHEERVRDQLVHMLVHDLKNPIAAVMGLLEIVYDDHRVPEDNRELIKVARDETQHLLHLAVNMLDVRKIQAGKMHLKRELVFSPMFEEILEQARGDVGSGLRDRHVRVDVEQDLSPASADPEILRRVMANLVSNAMKHTTTGGVITLLVRAVPTGVQVAVRDDGEGIPAEDIPNLFAAFEQSRLTLHGRFDTGMGLAFCKLAIEEHGGTIWVESERGKGAAFYFNLPLAVDGDDDDFIEILN; encoded by the coding sequence ATGGCGAGCGCTGATTCCCCCACGGTATTCGTTGTCGCGGCCGACCCGGCCCGCGCAGCCACCCTCGTTCATGCCCTGCCCCAGGTGACCGTGATTCCCGTCACGGACGCCGAGACGCTGCTGCGCGAGGCGCACGTCACGCCGCCCGACGTGGTGCTGCTGTACACCGACACGCCCGGCGTGCCGCTGTGGCAGGTGCTGCCCATGCTGCGCCAGCGCGCGGAACTGGCCGGCACGCGCTGGCTGGCGGTGGGCACGCAGGGCCTGGGCGAGATGCTGAGCGCCGGGGCCGACGCCCTGATCAGCGACACCACGCCGACCGCCGCGCTGGTCTTGCAGGTGCGCACCATGCTGGGCCGCGCCACGCAGCACCACGACCTGCAGGGCCGGGTCGCCACACTGCAGCGCCGCATGGACACCTGGGAGCACGAGGAACGCGTGCGCGACCAGCTGGTGCACATGCTGGTGCACGACCTGAAGAACCCCATCGCAGCCGTCATGGGCCTGCTGGAGATCGTGTACGACGATCACCGTGTTCCCGAGGACAACCGCGAGCTGATCAAGGTCGCCCGCGACGAGACCCAGCACCTGCTGCACCTCGCCGTGAACATGCTGGACGTGCGCAAGATACAGGCGGGCAAGATGCACCTCAAGCGCGAGCTGGTGTTCAGCCCGATGTTTGAGGAGATCCTGGAGCAGGCGCGCGGGGACGTCGGCAGCGGCCTGCGGGACCGGCACGTCCGGGTGGACGTCGAGCAGGACCTCTCGCCTGCCAGCGCCGATCCGGAAATCCTGCGCCGCGTGATGGCGAATCTGGTCAGCAACGCCATGAAGCACACCACGACCGGTGGCGTGATCACGCTGCTGGTACGCGCCGTGCCCACCGGCGTGCAGGTGGCCGTGCGCGACGACGGCGAAGGCATTCCCGCCGAGGATATTCCCAACCTGTTCGCCGCCTTCGAGCAGTCCCGCCTGACCCTGCACGGCCGCTTCGACACCGGCATGGGCCTGGCCTTCTGCAAGCTGGCCATCGAGGAACACGGCGGCACCATCTGGGTTGAGTCCGAACGGGGCAAGGGCGCGGCCTTCTACTTCAACCTGCCGCTGGCCGTGGATGGCGACGACGACGATTTCATCGAGATCCTGAACTGA
- the tsaB gene encoding tRNA (adenosine(37)-N6)-threonylcarbamoyltransferase complex dimerization subunit type 1 TsaB, with protein sequence MTAPDAHPHVTLALDTATPFLTLALSWGTTVVTAAREVGRAHAEQLPEGVQELFGEAVLPLLADTIVIGTGPGSYTGVRVGASYALGLASVWGARVLGVSTLEALVSGDGPQGVSMDARKGNVYGAVYDVQDGVVTAVRHAPAKYALQDFQALLDGLPHRHDPVPDGLALLRAGLDHGAADWTLAYL encoded by the coding sequence ATGACCGCCCCAGACGCCCACCCGCACGTCACCCTGGCCCTGGACACGGCCACGCCGTTCCTGACGCTGGCCCTGAGCTGGGGTACCACCGTGGTGACAGCGGCGCGCGAGGTGGGCCGCGCCCATGCCGAACAGCTGCCGGAGGGCGTGCAGGAACTGTTCGGGGAAGCCGTGCTTCCCCTGCTGGCGGACACCATCGTTATCGGCACGGGGCCGGGTTCCTACACGGGCGTGCGGGTGGGTGCCAGCTACGCCCTGGGGCTGGCATCCGTGTGGGGAGCGCGGGTGCTGGGCGTGTCCACGCTGGAGGCCCTGGTCAGCGGCGACGGCCCCCAGGGCGTGTCGATGGACGCCCGCAAGGGCAACGTGTACGGCGCGGTGTATGACGTGCAGGACGGTGTGGTCACCGCCGTCCGCCACGCCCCGGCCAAGTACGCCCTTCAGGACTTCCAGGCCCTGCTGGATGGGCTTCCCCACCGACACGATCCGGTGCCGGATGGTCTGGCGCTGCTGCGTGCGGGACTCGATCACGGCGCGGCGGACTGGACGCTGGCGTACCTGTAG
- a CDS encoding citrate/2-methylcitrate synthase has translation MTTIAKGLEGVLFTESKLTFINGSEGILTHLGIPIQEWAENSTFEELSLALLDGKLPTAAELSTFDAHLKANRAIPEKLSAEIASFPKNVHPMQALRTAVSYLGLFDPQAEETGEEARRAISIRMIAQFATIIAAIARAREGQPVIAPRSDLTHAGNFLYMLTGKEPTTEQARLFDIALVLHADHGMNASTFTAIATSSTLSDMYSCIVSAIGALKGPLHGGANEAVMDMLDEVGTPDKAAEYINAKLDNKEKIMGVGHRVYKYFDPRSRVLRDYAEHVASKEGKSTYYQILETIEKVVVDRIGSKGIYPNVDFYSGTVYSDLGIKKEYFTPIFALARISGWCASVIEYSRDNRLLRPDSAYTGATDQHYVKLQDRQ, from the coding sequence ATGACGACCATTGCCAAGGGCCTGGAAGGGGTTCTCTTCACCGAGAGCAAACTGACGTTCATCAACGGCTCAGAGGGCATCCTGACGCACCTGGGTATCCCCATTCAGGAATGGGCGGAGAACAGCACCTTCGAGGAGCTGAGTCTGGCGCTGCTTGACGGCAAGCTGCCCACGGCCGCCGAACTCTCCACCTTCGACGCGCACCTCAAGGCGAACCGCGCCATTCCCGAGAAGCTCAGCGCGGAAATTGCCAGTTTCCCGAAGAACGTGCATCCCATGCAGGCGCTGCGCACCGCCGTGTCGTACCTGGGCCTGTTCGATCCGCAGGCCGAGGAGACCGGCGAGGAGGCCCGCCGCGCCATCAGCATCCGCATGATCGCGCAGTTCGCCACCATCATCGCTGCCATCGCCCGTGCCCGCGAGGGCCAGCCGGTCATCGCGCCCCGCAGTGACCTGACGCACGCCGGAAACTTCCTGTACATGCTGACCGGCAAGGAACCCACGACCGAGCAGGCGAGGCTGTTCGACATCGCGCTGGTGCTGCACGCCGATCACGGCATGAACGCCAGCACCTTCACGGCCATCGCCACGAGCAGCACACTCAGCGACATGTACTCGTGCATCGTGTCGGCCATCGGTGCCCTGAAAGGCCCGCTGCACGGCGGCGCGAATGAAGCCGTGATGGACATGCTCGACGAGGTCGGCACACCCGACAAGGCCGCAGAGTACATCAACGCCAAGCTCGATAACAAAGAGAAGATCATGGGCGTCGGGCACCGCGTGTACAAGTACTTCGACCCCAGAAGCCGGGTGCTGCGCGACTACGCCGAGCATGTCGCCAGCAAGGAAGGCAAGAGCACGTACTACCAGATCCTGGAGACCATCGAGAAGGTCGTCGTCGACCGGATCGGCTCCAAGGGCATCTACCCGAACGTGGACTTCTACAGCGGCACGGTCTATTCCGACCTGGGCATCAAGAAGGAATATTTCACGCCGATCTTCGCGCTGGCCCGCATTTCCGGCTGGTGCGCCAGCGTCATCGAGTACTCCCGCGACAACCGCCTGCTGCGCCCCGACTCCGCGTATACCGGCGCGACCGACCAGCACTACGTGAAGCTGCAAGACCGGCAGTAA
- a CDS encoding MBL fold metallo-hydrolase, with product MTDAPLLTPVLGSLHALQVPIPYPMKTVTVLIDAPAHGPVTMIDTALDTPEAKAAIEDGLAALGLHWSDVEQVIITHHHPDHYGLAGVVEERSGAAVHMLDVEIGRGERYWHLWEEWLPGHLKHMRDHGLPRESLSEMGADTRRGRDRVHPASRVHPLREGQHVTLTGREWEVLWLPGHADGHLGLWNEDESVLIAGDAILPRISPNVGLYAYTRPDPLGDYLQTLGKLEALNPRRAVVGHHGPVMEGVQARARELREHHHERLDFVAAEAGREPRSAYDLSLAMFNRELNTSGRRFALAETLAHAEHLRLLGQLYRTWDEAREVWIYHA from the coding sequence ATGACCGATGCCCCGCTGCTCACCCCCGTGCTGGGCTCGCTACACGCCCTCCAGGTGCCGATTCCGTACCCGATGAAGACCGTGACGGTGCTGATCGACGCGCCCGCCCACGGCCCGGTCACCATGATCGATACGGCGCTCGACACGCCCGAGGCGAAGGCGGCCATCGAGGACGGCCTGGCCGCGCTGGGCCTGCACTGGAGCGATGTGGAGCAGGTCATCATCACGCACCACCACCCGGACCATTACGGGCTGGCGGGCGTGGTCGAGGAGCGCAGCGGCGCGGCCGTGCACATGCTGGACGTGGAGATCGGGCGCGGGGAACGCTACTGGCACCTGTGGGAGGAGTGGCTGCCCGGCCACCTCAAGCACATGCGCGACCACGGCCTGCCGCGCGAGTCGCTCTCGGAGATGGGCGCGGACACCCGCCGGGGCCGCGACCGGGTGCATCCGGCCAGCCGTGTCCACCCGCTGCGTGAGGGCCAGCACGTGACCCTGACCGGTCGCGAGTGGGAAGTGCTGTGGTTGCCCGGCCATGCCGACGGGCACCTGGGCCTGTGGAACGAGGACGAGAGCGTGCTCATCGCCGGGGACGCGATCCTGCCGCGCATCAGCCCGAACGTGGGCCTGTACGCGTACACCCGGCCCGATCCGCTGGGCGATTACCTCCAGACGCTCGGCAAGCTAGAGGCCCTGAACCCCCGCCGGGCGGTCGTGGGGCACCACGGCCCGGTCATGGAGGGCGTGCAGGCCCGGGCCCGCGAACTGCGTGAGCATCACCACGAGCGGCTGGACTTCGTGGCCGCCGAGGCGGGCCGTGAGCCGCGCAGCGCCTACGACCTGTCACTGGCAATGTTCAACAGGGAACTGAACACCTCTGGTCGCCGCTTCGCGCTGGCCGAAACCCTGGCGCACGCCGAGCACCTGCGGCTGCTGGGGCAGCTGTACCGCACCTGGGATGAAGCGCGGGAGGTCTGGATCTACCACGCCTGA